From the genome of Nicotiana sylvestris chromosome 2, ASM39365v2, whole genome shotgun sequence, one region includes:
- the LOC104213184 gene encoding uncharacterized protein isoform X2: MAAKPQLQNGEGSSHWKSSTNITQPKFFKIILSQHERSRLRIPEDFASRYCKNMLNPVYLEVPTGEVWEVEVVHSQGQICLGIGWQDFSDFYSISCGHFLMFGYNARSHFNVTIFDLSASEIEYPYSSAHGIHTPISYSHETRHAPERDQSESDDSVEILEGIPRSQKANPIIPDMVENSVENLDHCPLGQSSKRQRQEGDTEDDVFVDMHIKRMKVEKLQEDVASFTREGQKSSEGCCTHMLQSKIVYDENKTVMDKERAIAYQRAKGFKSKNPFVISFMQPSYVFSPFNLSMSLKFARKYFLENYRNLVLRVPGRGSWSVKCTFGTTNAKIFWKAFVMDNKLKPGDVCVFEVIKGAKLLMDITIFPAAGSTPMHKIAGEVPWVSDKSVPFSQSRIVQTKNLKQRRGGVCGFNSKVKEHGEGIGIEHSFEILGHCPLGQYRKITRLERDAEDDVPFDTHTKNIKVETSQEDVALPSFRKTKKSGESCRMHTQQTTIVCGKNKTVMDKERAMAYQRAKAFKSKNPFIISFMQPSYVSKPYNLNISATFIRKYFRDEYSNFVLRVPGRGSWSVECFMGTSKAQIRSGWKAFVLDNKLKHGDVCVFEVIKVTKLLMDVTIFPATGSTPMLKIAGEVTGVSDSKRKIIKTDIYVPCSPPKVVHTNRLKQRRGEEHDEGTGIESSVEILGHCPLGHDSKIKRLEVETEDDVSIDIHAKNIKVANTQEDVASPSFTRKTKNFEFLYEESGESCRMDKQQSKMVYDKNTTVLDKERTVAYQRAKDFKSENPYVMYFMQPSYVSTPYRLDITFLLARKYLWEKCGFLVLHVPGRGSWSVKYVLGKSKTKICFYWKAFVLDNKLKFGDVCVFELIKGTKPILDVTIFRTAESKPVHKIDGKLSGVSDCKNKTIKTENSVPCSQSKIVRSRKLNLEKRQNGNSDGFTSKTKEELSEDAGKHVQQSKSSCKGSAVAKEMVLAYQRAKAFTSENPFFICFMQPSYVSSASGPMQLSITLPIARKFFATKHSDVILQNSSKRSWAVKCSLGTVNAKLTSGWKEFVLDNDLKEGHICVFERVSRSKLLFNVIIFTSAEGM; the protein is encoded by the exons ATGGCAGCTAAGCCCCAATTGCAAAATGGTGAAGGCTCTTCCCATTGGAAGTCTTCTACTAACATTACTCAACCCAAGTTCTTCAAGATTATATTATCCCAACATGAACGCAGCCGTCTA AGGATTCCGGAAGACTTTGCGAGCAGATATTGCAAGAACATGCTAAACCCTGTGTATCTCGAGGTTCCCACTGGAGAAGTATGGGAGGTTGAAGTGGTTCATTCTCAAGGCCAAATTTGTCTAGGCATTGGATGGCAAGATTTCAGCGACTTCTATTCAATAAGCTGCGGCCACTTTTTGATGTTTGGATACAATGCTCGTTCTCATTTTAATGTCACTATATTTGATTTGAGTGCATCAGAAATTGAATATCCATATAGTTCTGCCCATGGGATACACACTCCCATTTCTTATTCCCATGAAACACGCCATGCACCAGAAAGAGACCAGTCCGAGTCGGATGATTCTGTAGAGATCCTGGAGGGTATTCCCAGAAGCCAGAAAGCGAACCCAATAATTCCTGATATGGTTGAGAATTCTGTTGAGAACCTAGACCATTGTCCATTAGGACAGTCCAGCAAAAGACAAAGACAAGAAGGAGATACAGAGGATGATGTTTTTGTTGACATGCATATCAAAAGAATGAAGGTTGAGAAGTTGCAAGAGGATGTAGCTTCTTTCACACGAGAAGGCCAAA AAAGCAGTGAAGGCTGTTGTACGCACATGCTGCAATCCAAGATTGTTTATGATGAGAACAAGACAGTAATGGACAAAGAAAGGGCTATAGCCTATCAAAGAGCAAAAGGTTTTAAATCTAAGAATCCGTTCGTTATATCTTTTATGCAACCATCATATGTCTTCTCTCCATTCAATCTG TCCATGTCATTGAAATTTGCTAGGAAGTATTTCCTTGAGAACTACAGAAATTTAGTGCTTCGTGTTCCAGGCAGGGGATCTTGGTCTGTCAAATGCACTTTTGGAACAACAAATGCTAAGATCTTCTGGAAGGCATTCGTGATGGACAATAAGTTGAAACCTGGTGATGTTTGCGTCTTTGAAGTGATTAAGGGCGCTAAGCTCTTGATGGATATCACCATATTTCCAGCAGCTGGAAGCACACCAATGCATAAAATAGCTGGAGAAGTGCCATGGGTTTCAGATAAATCGGTTCCATTTTCTCAATCCAGAATAGTTCAGACCAAGAATTTAAAGCAGCGGAGAGGAGGTGTATGTGGTTTCAATTCAAAAGTTAAAG AACATGGTGAAGGCATTGGGATTGAACATTCTTTTGAGATTTTGGGCCATTGTCCGCTAGGACAGTACAGGAAAATAACAAGACTAGAAAGGGATGCAGAGGATGATGTTCCATTTGATACTCACACCAAAAATATCAAGGTGGAAACGTCACAGGAGGATGTAGCTTTGCCTTCTTTCAGAAAGACCAAAA AAAGCGGAGAAAGTTGCAGGATGCACACGCAACAAACCACGATTGTTTGTGGTAAGAACAAAACAGTAATGGACAAAGAGAGGGCTATGGCAtatcaaagagcaaaagcttttaaATCTAAGAATCCATTCATTATATCTTTTATGCAACCATCATATGTTTCAAAACCATATAATCTG AACATATCAGCCACATTTATAAGGAAGTACTTCCGAGATGAATATAGCAATTTTGTACTTCGTGTTCCAGGCAGGGGATCTTGGTCTGTCGAATGCTTCATGGGAACATCAAAAGCACAAATTCGTTCTGGTTGGAAGGCATTCGTGCTGGACAATAAGTTAAAACATGGTGATGTTTGTGTCTTTGAAGTGATTAAGGTCACTAAGCTCTTGATGGATGTCACCATATTTCCAGCAACTGGAAGCACACCAATGCTTAAGATAGCTGGAGAAGTGACGGGAGTTTCtgatagtaaaagaaagattatcAAAACTGATATTTATGTTCCATGCTCTCCTCCAAAAGTAGTTCACACCAATAGATTAAAGCAGAGGAGAGGAG AAGAACATGATGAAGGCACTGGGATTGAGAGTTCTGTTGAGATTCTAGGCCATTGTCCGTTAGGACATGACAGCAAAATAAAAAGACTAGAAGTGGAGACAGAGGATGATGTTTCAATTGACATTCACGCCAAAAATATCAAGGTGGCGAACACACAAGAGGATGTAGCTTCACCTTCTTTTACAAGAAAAACCAAAA ATTTTGAATTTCTCTATGAAGAAAGTGGAGAAAGTTGCCGGATGGACAAGCAACAGTCCAAGATGGTTTACGATAAGAACACGACAGTATTGGACAAAGAGAGGACAGTAGCATATCAAAGAGCAAAAGATTTTAAATCTGAGAATCCatatgttatgtattttatgcAACCATCGTATGTCTCAACGCCATACAGACTG GACATAACATTCTTACTTGCTAGGAAATATCTCTGGGAGAAATGTGGCTTTTTAGTGCTTCATGTTCCTGGCAGGGGATCTTGGTCTGTCAAATACGTCCTgggaaaatcaaaaacaaaaatttgTTTCTATTGGAAGGCATTCGTGCTGGACAATAAGTTAAAATTTGGTGATGTTTGTGTATTTGAATTGATTAAGGGCACAAAGCCCATTTTAGATGTCACTATATTTCGTACAGCTGAGAGCAAACCAGTGCATAAGATAGACGGAAAATTGTCAGGAGTTTCTGATtgtaaaaataaaactatcaaaaCTGAGAATTCAGTTCCATGTTCTCAATCCAAAATAGTTCGAAGCAGGAAACTGAATCTTGAAAAGCGGCAGAATGGAAATTCAGATGGTTTCACTTCAAAAACTAAAG AAGAACTCAGTGAAGATGCTGGGAAGCATGTGCAACAATCTAAGTCTTCTTGTAAGGGTAGTGCAGTGGCCAAAGAAATGGTCTTAGCAtatcaaagagcaaaagcttttaCATCAGAAAATCCATTCTTCATATGTTTCATGCAACCATCATATGTGTCTTCTGCCAGCGGACCGATGCAATTG TCCATAACGCTGCCGATAGCTAGGAAATTTTTTGCCACTAAACATAGTGATGTGATACTTCAAAATTCAAGCAAGAGATCATGGGCAGTAAAATGTAGTCTTGGAACAGTAAATGCTAAGTTGACGTCCGGTTGGAAGGAGTTTGTGCTAGACAATGACCTAAAAGAAGGTCATATTTGTGTGTTCGAAAGGGTTAGTAGATCTAAACTATTGTTCAATGTCATCATATTTACTTCTGCTGAAGGTATGTAA
- the LOC104213184 gene encoding uncharacterized protein isoform X1, with amino-acid sequence MAAKPQLQNGEGSSHWKSSTNITQPKFFKIILSQHERSRLRIPEDFASRYCKNMLNPVYLEVPTGEVWEVEVVHSQGQICLGIGWQDFSDFYSISCGHFLMFGYNARSHFNVTIFDLSASEIEYPYSSAHGIHTPISYSHETRHAPERDQSESDDSVEILEGIPRSQKANPIIPDMVENSVENLDHCPLGQSSKRQRQEGDTEDDVFVDMHIKRMKVEKLQEDVASFTREGQKSSEGCCTHMLQSKIVYDENKTVMDKERAIAYQRAKGFKSKNPFVISFMQPSYVFSPFNLSMSLKFARKYFLENYRNLVLRVPGRGSWSVKCTFGTTNAKIFWKAFVMDNKLKPGDVCVFEVIKGAKLLMDITIFPAAGSTPMHKIAGEVPWVSDKSVPFSQSRIVQTKNLKQRRGGVCGFNSKVKAEHGEGIGIEHSFEILGHCPLGQYRKITRLERDAEDDVPFDTHTKNIKVETSQEDVALPSFRKTKKSGESCRMHTQQTTIVCGKNKTVMDKERAMAYQRAKAFKSKNPFIISFMQPSYVSKPYNLNISATFIRKYFRDEYSNFVLRVPGRGSWSVECFMGTSKAQIRSGWKAFVLDNKLKHGDVCVFEVIKVTKLLMDVTIFPATGSTPMLKIAGEVTGVSDSKRKIIKTDIYVPCSPPKVVHTNRLKQRRGEEHDEGTGIESSVEILGHCPLGHDSKIKRLEVETEDDVSIDIHAKNIKVANTQEDVASPSFTRKTKNFEFLYEESGESCRMDKQQSKMVYDKNTTVLDKERTVAYQRAKDFKSENPYVMYFMQPSYVSTPYRLDITFLLARKYLWEKCGFLVLHVPGRGSWSVKYVLGKSKTKICFYWKAFVLDNKLKFGDVCVFELIKGTKPILDVTIFRTAESKPVHKIDGKLSGVSDCKNKTIKTENSVPCSQSKIVRSRKLNLEKRQNGNSDGFTSKTKEELSEDAGKHVQQSKSSCKGSAVAKEMVLAYQRAKAFTSENPFFICFMQPSYVSSASGPMQLSITLPIARKFFATKHSDVILQNSSKRSWAVKCSLGTVNAKLTSGWKEFVLDNDLKEGHICVFERVSRSKLLFNVIIFTSAEGM; translated from the exons ATGGCAGCTAAGCCCCAATTGCAAAATGGTGAAGGCTCTTCCCATTGGAAGTCTTCTACTAACATTACTCAACCCAAGTTCTTCAAGATTATATTATCCCAACATGAACGCAGCCGTCTA AGGATTCCGGAAGACTTTGCGAGCAGATATTGCAAGAACATGCTAAACCCTGTGTATCTCGAGGTTCCCACTGGAGAAGTATGGGAGGTTGAAGTGGTTCATTCTCAAGGCCAAATTTGTCTAGGCATTGGATGGCAAGATTTCAGCGACTTCTATTCAATAAGCTGCGGCCACTTTTTGATGTTTGGATACAATGCTCGTTCTCATTTTAATGTCACTATATTTGATTTGAGTGCATCAGAAATTGAATATCCATATAGTTCTGCCCATGGGATACACACTCCCATTTCTTATTCCCATGAAACACGCCATGCACCAGAAAGAGACCAGTCCGAGTCGGATGATTCTGTAGAGATCCTGGAGGGTATTCCCAGAAGCCAGAAAGCGAACCCAATAATTCCTGATATGGTTGAGAATTCTGTTGAGAACCTAGACCATTGTCCATTAGGACAGTCCAGCAAAAGACAAAGACAAGAAGGAGATACAGAGGATGATGTTTTTGTTGACATGCATATCAAAAGAATGAAGGTTGAGAAGTTGCAAGAGGATGTAGCTTCTTTCACACGAGAAGGCCAAA AAAGCAGTGAAGGCTGTTGTACGCACATGCTGCAATCCAAGATTGTTTATGATGAGAACAAGACAGTAATGGACAAAGAAAGGGCTATAGCCTATCAAAGAGCAAAAGGTTTTAAATCTAAGAATCCGTTCGTTATATCTTTTATGCAACCATCATATGTCTTCTCTCCATTCAATCTG TCCATGTCATTGAAATTTGCTAGGAAGTATTTCCTTGAGAACTACAGAAATTTAGTGCTTCGTGTTCCAGGCAGGGGATCTTGGTCTGTCAAATGCACTTTTGGAACAACAAATGCTAAGATCTTCTGGAAGGCATTCGTGATGGACAATAAGTTGAAACCTGGTGATGTTTGCGTCTTTGAAGTGATTAAGGGCGCTAAGCTCTTGATGGATATCACCATATTTCCAGCAGCTGGAAGCACACCAATGCATAAAATAGCTGGAGAAGTGCCATGGGTTTCAGATAAATCGGTTCCATTTTCTCAATCCAGAATAGTTCAGACCAAGAATTTAAAGCAGCGGAGAGGAGGTGTATGTGGTTTCAATTCAAAAGTTAAAG CAGAACATGGTGAAGGCATTGGGATTGAACATTCTTTTGAGATTTTGGGCCATTGTCCGCTAGGACAGTACAGGAAAATAACAAGACTAGAAAGGGATGCAGAGGATGATGTTCCATTTGATACTCACACCAAAAATATCAAGGTGGAAACGTCACAGGAGGATGTAGCTTTGCCTTCTTTCAGAAAGACCAAAA AAAGCGGAGAAAGTTGCAGGATGCACACGCAACAAACCACGATTGTTTGTGGTAAGAACAAAACAGTAATGGACAAAGAGAGGGCTATGGCAtatcaaagagcaaaagcttttaaATCTAAGAATCCATTCATTATATCTTTTATGCAACCATCATATGTTTCAAAACCATATAATCTG AACATATCAGCCACATTTATAAGGAAGTACTTCCGAGATGAATATAGCAATTTTGTACTTCGTGTTCCAGGCAGGGGATCTTGGTCTGTCGAATGCTTCATGGGAACATCAAAAGCACAAATTCGTTCTGGTTGGAAGGCATTCGTGCTGGACAATAAGTTAAAACATGGTGATGTTTGTGTCTTTGAAGTGATTAAGGTCACTAAGCTCTTGATGGATGTCACCATATTTCCAGCAACTGGAAGCACACCAATGCTTAAGATAGCTGGAGAAGTGACGGGAGTTTCtgatagtaaaagaaagattatcAAAACTGATATTTATGTTCCATGCTCTCCTCCAAAAGTAGTTCACACCAATAGATTAAAGCAGAGGAGAGGAG AAGAACATGATGAAGGCACTGGGATTGAGAGTTCTGTTGAGATTCTAGGCCATTGTCCGTTAGGACATGACAGCAAAATAAAAAGACTAGAAGTGGAGACAGAGGATGATGTTTCAATTGACATTCACGCCAAAAATATCAAGGTGGCGAACACACAAGAGGATGTAGCTTCACCTTCTTTTACAAGAAAAACCAAAA ATTTTGAATTTCTCTATGAAGAAAGTGGAGAAAGTTGCCGGATGGACAAGCAACAGTCCAAGATGGTTTACGATAAGAACACGACAGTATTGGACAAAGAGAGGACAGTAGCATATCAAAGAGCAAAAGATTTTAAATCTGAGAATCCatatgttatgtattttatgcAACCATCGTATGTCTCAACGCCATACAGACTG GACATAACATTCTTACTTGCTAGGAAATATCTCTGGGAGAAATGTGGCTTTTTAGTGCTTCATGTTCCTGGCAGGGGATCTTGGTCTGTCAAATACGTCCTgggaaaatcaaaaacaaaaatttgTTTCTATTGGAAGGCATTCGTGCTGGACAATAAGTTAAAATTTGGTGATGTTTGTGTATTTGAATTGATTAAGGGCACAAAGCCCATTTTAGATGTCACTATATTTCGTACAGCTGAGAGCAAACCAGTGCATAAGATAGACGGAAAATTGTCAGGAGTTTCTGATtgtaaaaataaaactatcaaaaCTGAGAATTCAGTTCCATGTTCTCAATCCAAAATAGTTCGAAGCAGGAAACTGAATCTTGAAAAGCGGCAGAATGGAAATTCAGATGGTTTCACTTCAAAAACTAAAG AAGAACTCAGTGAAGATGCTGGGAAGCATGTGCAACAATCTAAGTCTTCTTGTAAGGGTAGTGCAGTGGCCAAAGAAATGGTCTTAGCAtatcaaagagcaaaagcttttaCATCAGAAAATCCATTCTTCATATGTTTCATGCAACCATCATATGTGTCTTCTGCCAGCGGACCGATGCAATTG TCCATAACGCTGCCGATAGCTAGGAAATTTTTTGCCACTAAACATAGTGATGTGATACTTCAAAATTCAAGCAAGAGATCATGGGCAGTAAAATGTAGTCTTGGAACAGTAAATGCTAAGTTGACGTCCGGTTGGAAGGAGTTTGTGCTAGACAATGACCTAAAAGAAGGTCATATTTGTGTGTTCGAAAGGGTTAGTAGATCTAAACTATTGTTCAATGTCATCATATTTACTTCTGCTGAAGGTATGTAA
- the LOC104213184 gene encoding uncharacterized protein isoform X5, with amino-acid sequence MLNPVYLEVPTGEVWEVEVVHSQGQICLGIGWQDFSDFYSISCGHFLMFGYNARSHFNVTIFDLSASEIEYPYSSAHGIHTPISYSHETRHAPERDQSESDDSVEILEGIPRSQKANPIIPDMVENSVENLDHCPLGQSSKRQRQEGDTEDDVFVDMHIKRMKVEKLQEDVASFTREGQKSSEGCCTHMLQSKIVYDENKTVMDKERAIAYQRAKGFKSKNPFVISFMQPSYVFSPFNLSMSLKFARKYFLENYRNLVLRVPGRGSWSVKCTFGTTNAKIFWKAFVMDNKLKPGDVCVFEVIKGAKLLMDITIFPAAGSTPMHKIAGEVPWVSDKSVPFSQSRIVQTKNLKQRRGGVCGFNSKVKAEHGEGIGIEHSFEILGHCPLGQYRKITRLERDAEDDVPFDTHTKNIKVETSQEDVALPSFRKTKKSGESCRMHTQQTTIVCGKNKTVMDKERAMAYQRAKAFKSKNPFIISFMQPSYVSKPYNLNISATFIRKYFRDEYSNFVLRVPGRGSWSVECFMGTSKAQIRSGWKAFVLDNKLKHGDVCVFEVIKVTKLLMDVTIFPATGSTPMLKIAGEVTGVSDSKRKIIKTDIYVPCSPPKVVHTNRLKQRRGEEHDEGTGIESSVEILGHCPLGHDSKIKRLEVETEDDVSIDIHAKNIKVANTQEDVASPSFTRKTKNFEFLYEESGESCRMDKQQSKMVYDKNTTVLDKERTVAYQRAKDFKSENPYVMYFMQPSYVSTPYRLDITFLLARKYLWEKCGFLVLHVPGRGSWSVKYVLGKSKTKICFYWKAFVLDNKLKFGDVCVFELIKGTKPILDVTIFRTAESKPVHKIDGKLSGVSDCKNKTIKTENSVPCSQSKIVRSRKLNLEKRQNGNSDGFTSKTKEELSEDAGKHVQQSKSSCKGSAVAKEMVLAYQRAKAFTSENPFFICFMQPSYVSSASGPMQLSITLPIARKFFATKHSDVILQNSSKRSWAVKCSLGTVNAKLTSGWKEFVLDNDLKEGHICVFERVSRSKLLFNVIIFTSAEGM; translated from the exons ATGCTAAACCCTGTGTATCTCGAGGTTCCCACTGGAGAAGTATGGGAGGTTGAAGTGGTTCATTCTCAAGGCCAAATTTGTCTAGGCATTGGATGGCAAGATTTCAGCGACTTCTATTCAATAAGCTGCGGCCACTTTTTGATGTTTGGATACAATGCTCGTTCTCATTTTAATGTCACTATATTTGATTTGAGTGCATCAGAAATTGAATATCCATATAGTTCTGCCCATGGGATACACACTCCCATTTCTTATTCCCATGAAACACGCCATGCACCAGAAAGAGACCAGTCCGAGTCGGATGATTCTGTAGAGATCCTGGAGGGTATTCCCAGAAGCCAGAAAGCGAACCCAATAATTCCTGATATGGTTGAGAATTCTGTTGAGAACCTAGACCATTGTCCATTAGGACAGTCCAGCAAAAGACAAAGACAAGAAGGAGATACAGAGGATGATGTTTTTGTTGACATGCATATCAAAAGAATGAAGGTTGAGAAGTTGCAAGAGGATGTAGCTTCTTTCACACGAGAAGGCCAAA AAAGCAGTGAAGGCTGTTGTACGCACATGCTGCAATCCAAGATTGTTTATGATGAGAACAAGACAGTAATGGACAAAGAAAGGGCTATAGCCTATCAAAGAGCAAAAGGTTTTAAATCTAAGAATCCGTTCGTTATATCTTTTATGCAACCATCATATGTCTTCTCTCCATTCAATCTG TCCATGTCATTGAAATTTGCTAGGAAGTATTTCCTTGAGAACTACAGAAATTTAGTGCTTCGTGTTCCAGGCAGGGGATCTTGGTCTGTCAAATGCACTTTTGGAACAACAAATGCTAAGATCTTCTGGAAGGCATTCGTGATGGACAATAAGTTGAAACCTGGTGATGTTTGCGTCTTTGAAGTGATTAAGGGCGCTAAGCTCTTGATGGATATCACCATATTTCCAGCAGCTGGAAGCACACCAATGCATAAAATAGCTGGAGAAGTGCCATGGGTTTCAGATAAATCGGTTCCATTTTCTCAATCCAGAATAGTTCAGACCAAGAATTTAAAGCAGCGGAGAGGAGGTGTATGTGGTTTCAATTCAAAAGTTAAAG CAGAACATGGTGAAGGCATTGGGATTGAACATTCTTTTGAGATTTTGGGCCATTGTCCGCTAGGACAGTACAGGAAAATAACAAGACTAGAAAGGGATGCAGAGGATGATGTTCCATTTGATACTCACACCAAAAATATCAAGGTGGAAACGTCACAGGAGGATGTAGCTTTGCCTTCTTTCAGAAAGACCAAAA AAAGCGGAGAAAGTTGCAGGATGCACACGCAACAAACCACGATTGTTTGTGGTAAGAACAAAACAGTAATGGACAAAGAGAGGGCTATGGCAtatcaaagagcaaaagcttttaaATCTAAGAATCCATTCATTATATCTTTTATGCAACCATCATATGTTTCAAAACCATATAATCTG AACATATCAGCCACATTTATAAGGAAGTACTTCCGAGATGAATATAGCAATTTTGTACTTCGTGTTCCAGGCAGGGGATCTTGGTCTGTCGAATGCTTCATGGGAACATCAAAAGCACAAATTCGTTCTGGTTGGAAGGCATTCGTGCTGGACAATAAGTTAAAACATGGTGATGTTTGTGTCTTTGAAGTGATTAAGGTCACTAAGCTCTTGATGGATGTCACCATATTTCCAGCAACTGGAAGCACACCAATGCTTAAGATAGCTGGAGAAGTGACGGGAGTTTCtgatagtaaaagaaagattatcAAAACTGATATTTATGTTCCATGCTCTCCTCCAAAAGTAGTTCACACCAATAGATTAAAGCAGAGGAGAGGAG AAGAACATGATGAAGGCACTGGGATTGAGAGTTCTGTTGAGATTCTAGGCCATTGTCCGTTAGGACATGACAGCAAAATAAAAAGACTAGAAGTGGAGACAGAGGATGATGTTTCAATTGACATTCACGCCAAAAATATCAAGGTGGCGAACACACAAGAGGATGTAGCTTCACCTTCTTTTACAAGAAAAACCAAAA ATTTTGAATTTCTCTATGAAGAAAGTGGAGAAAGTTGCCGGATGGACAAGCAACAGTCCAAGATGGTTTACGATAAGAACACGACAGTATTGGACAAAGAGAGGACAGTAGCATATCAAAGAGCAAAAGATTTTAAATCTGAGAATCCatatgttatgtattttatgcAACCATCGTATGTCTCAACGCCATACAGACTG GACATAACATTCTTACTTGCTAGGAAATATCTCTGGGAGAAATGTGGCTTTTTAGTGCTTCATGTTCCTGGCAGGGGATCTTGGTCTGTCAAATACGTCCTgggaaaatcaaaaacaaaaatttgTTTCTATTGGAAGGCATTCGTGCTGGACAATAAGTTAAAATTTGGTGATGTTTGTGTATTTGAATTGATTAAGGGCACAAAGCCCATTTTAGATGTCACTATATTTCGTACAGCTGAGAGCAAACCAGTGCATAAGATAGACGGAAAATTGTCAGGAGTTTCTGATtgtaaaaataaaactatcaaaaCTGAGAATTCAGTTCCATGTTCTCAATCCAAAATAGTTCGAAGCAGGAAACTGAATCTTGAAAAGCGGCAGAATGGAAATTCAGATGGTTTCACTTCAAAAACTAAAG AAGAACTCAGTGAAGATGCTGGGAAGCATGTGCAACAATCTAAGTCTTCTTGTAAGGGTAGTGCAGTGGCCAAAGAAATGGTCTTAGCAtatcaaagagcaaaagcttttaCATCAGAAAATCCATTCTTCATATGTTTCATGCAACCATCATATGTGTCTTCTGCCAGCGGACCGATGCAATTG TCCATAACGCTGCCGATAGCTAGGAAATTTTTTGCCACTAAACATAGTGATGTGATACTTCAAAATTCAAGCAAGAGATCATGGGCAGTAAAATGTAGTCTTGGAACAGTAAATGCTAAGTTGACGTCCGGTTGGAAGGAGTTTGTGCTAGACAATGACCTAAAAGAAGGTCATATTTGTGTGTTCGAAAGGGTTAGTAGATCTAAACTATTGTTCAATGTCATCATATTTACTTCTGCTGAAGGTATGTAA